In Labrus mixtus chromosome 3, fLabMix1.1, whole genome shotgun sequence, a single window of DNA contains:
- the rxfp3.2b gene encoding relaxin family peptide receptor 3.2b: MQLNESGVQTSAPEPCEQPMLLEDTAGNCSGGSTSNLSLHCWLQLLTRDSIMEFQGDNSSLVVRVMIACVYSIVCALGLVGNSLALYLLHSRYRQKQSSINCFVMGLAITDLQFVLTLPFWAVDTALDFRWPFGRVMCKIISSVTTMNMYASVFFLTAMSMARYYSISSSLKMHSRRAAAARAKWTSLGIWAVSLLATLPHAIFSTSVQVSDEELCLVRFPDSGRWDPQILLGLYQLQKVLLGFLIPLIIITVCYLLLLRFILSRRITGAADPEVEQNRQSRRSRVTKSIAIVVLSFFLCWLPNQALTLWGVLIKFDLVPFSKAFYNTQAYAFPLTVCLAHTNSCLNPVLYCLIRQEFRAGLKELLLHTTPSFRSLSHLFPRKAKVAEAPPVLVLVQMDV, translated from the coding sequence ATGCAGCTAAATGAGTCTGGAGTTCAAACCTCAGCTCCAGAGCCATGTGAGCAGCCAATGCTATTGGAGGACACTGCTGGAAACTGCAGCGGAGGATCCACCAGCAACCTGTCGCTGCACTGCTGGCTGCAGCTGCTCACCAGGGACTCCATCATGGAATTTCAAGGGGACAACTCCAGTCTGGTGGTGCGTGTGATGATTGCATGTGTCTACTCTATAGTCTGTGCCCTGGGGCTGGTGGGAAACTCTTTGGCGCTGTATCTGCTGCACTCACGTTACCGGCAGAAGCAGTCATCAATTAATTGCTTTGTGATGGGACTGGCTATTACAGACCTTCAGTTTGTGCTGACGTTACCTTTCTGGGCGGTGGACACCGCCTTGGACTTCCGCTGGCCATTTGGACGTGTGATGTGTAAAATCATCAGCTCTGTCACAACCATGAACATGTACGCAAGTGTCTTCTTCCTCACAGCGATGAGCATGGCACGTTATTACTCCATCTCCTCTTCACTGAAGATGCACAGCCGGCGGGCGGCAGCTGCCAGAGCCAAGTGGACAAGCCTAGGCATCTGGGCTGTCTCTCTGCTGGCCACTCTGCCTCACGCCATCTTCTCCACCAGCGTCCAGGTGTCAGATGAGGAGCTCTGCCTGGTGCGCTTCCCAGACTCAGGCAGGTGGGATCCACAGATACTTTTGGGTCTCTACCAGCTGCAGAAAGTCCTCCTGGGATTCCTTATTCCTCTGATCATAATCACTGTCTGCTACCTGCTGCTCCTACGCTTTATCCTCAGCCGACGCATCACAGGTGCAGCAGATCCAGAGGTGGAGCAGAACCGGCAAAGTCGTCGTTCGAGAGTGACCAAGTCCATCGCCATCGTGGTTCTGTCCTTCTTTCTGTGCTGGCTGCCCAATCAGGCGCTGACACTGTGGGGAGTGCTAATTAAGTTTGACCTTGTGCCCTTCAGCAAAGCTTTCTACAACACTCAGGCCTATGCCTTCCCCCTGACGGTATGCCTGgctcacacaaacagctgcctCAACCCTGTGCTCTACTGCCTGATCCGCCAGGAGTTTCGGGCAGGTTTGAAGGAGCTTCTTCTTCACACCACGCCTTCCTTTAGAAGCCTGTCTCATCTCTTTCCTCGCAAGGCAAAAGTAGCCGAGGCACCGCCTGTTCTGGTACTCGTCCAAATGGATGTCTGA